A portion of the Alphaproteobacteria bacterium CG11_big_fil_rev_8_21_14_0_20_39_49 genome contains these proteins:
- a CDS encoding phosphoribosylformylglycinamidine synthase II, with amino-acid sequence MAAEKRHVNFETAKEFGLSRSEYDKVLEIMGREPNLTELGIFSVMWSEHCSYKSTRIHLKKLPTKADWVICGPGENAGVIDIGDGQAAIFKMESHNHPSFIEPYQGAATGVGGIMRDIFTMGARPVANMNALRFGELSHPKTRHLLSGVVSGIGGYGNCMGIPTVGGECNFHKSYNGNILVNAMCVGLADADNIFYSAASSVGSPVVYAGAKTGRDGIHGATMASAEFDDDSEEKRPTVQVGDPFTEKLVMEACLELMATDSILSIQDMGAAGLTCSSLEMADKGGTGIELDLDKVPQREENMSAYEMMLSESQERMLMVIKPEKEEVARKIFEKWEIDFAVIGKITDTGRMILKHKGEIVGDLPVSPLSEQAPIYDRPHKPTPKQKEIDFNDLEEPTDINGVLKKLLSDVNLASKRWIWEQYDSQVGNDTIAASGSDAAVVRVHGTSKALAITTDCSPRYCYADPFEGGKQAVAESWRNITATGGKPLAITNCLNFGNPEKPEIMGQITGCLEGMGEACRELDYPIISGNVSLYNETNGVAIHPTPAIGGVGIIADAQKTMGNSFVNEGEQIIVIGETKGHLGSSVYLREIEGREEGTPPPVDLKTEKKNGDFVRKLIEDGKITACHDISDGGLYVAVAEMTFKNDIGANLKIETDIAEFAYLFGEDQARYIITAKNSDAVDILYLANDENGIYAEEIGTTGGNSIKINKSSIKISEIKGIFEKVLPEYMGK; translated from the coding sequence ATGGCAGCAGAAAAACGACACGTAAATTTTGAGACGGCAAAAGAATTCGGATTAAGCCGTAGCGAATATGACAAAGTCCTTGAGATAATGGGGCGTGAGCCTAACCTTACCGAGCTTGGTATTTTTTCCGTTATGTGGTCGGAGCATTGCTCATATAAATCAACTCGTATTCACTTAAAAAAACTACCCACTAAAGCCGATTGGGTAATCTGCGGGCCGGGGGAAAATGCCGGTGTTATTGATATCGGTGACGGACAGGCGGCAATTTTCAAAATGGAAAGCCATAACCACCCTTCATTTATCGAGCCTTATCAGGGTGCCGCAACAGGTGTGGGCGGCATTATGCGTGATATTTTTACTATGGGAGCAAGACCCGTCGCTAACATGAACGCCCTACGTTTCGGAGAATTGTCCCACCCTAAAACACGACATTTACTATCGGGCGTAGTATCGGGTATCGGAGGATACGGAAACTGCATGGGAATTCCTACAGTTGGGGGAGAATGCAACTTCCATAAATCATATAACGGCAATATCCTTGTAAACGCAATGTGCGTAGGTCTAGCAGACGCTGATAATATATTTTATTCGGCGGCATCTTCTGTCGGCAGCCCGGTTGTATATGCAGGGGCAAAAACGGGGCGTGACGGAATACACGGTGCAACAATGGCATCGGCTGAATTTGATGATGATTCCGAAGAAAAACGCCCTACCGTTCAGGTTGGCGACCCTTTCACCGAAAAACTGGTTATGGAAGCTTGCCTTGAACTTATGGCAACCGATAGTATCCTTTCAATTCAGGATATGGGAGCGGCAGGCTTAACATGTTCATCGCTTGAAATGGCAGATAAAGGCGGTACGGGAATTGAACTTGATTTAGACAAAGTGCCGCAGCGTGAAGAAAATATGAGTGCCTATGAAATGATGCTTTCTGAAAGTCAGGAGCGTATGTTAATGGTAATTAAGCCTGAAAAAGAGGAAGTTGCACGTAAGATTTTCGAAAAATGGGAAATTGATTTTGCTGTTATCGGAAAAATTACCGATACCGGACGTATGATACTAAAACATAAAGGCGAAATTGTGGGCGACTTGCCGGTAAGTCCTCTTTCAGAGCAGGCTCCTATTTATGACCGTCCGCATAAACCTACTCCGAAACAAAAAGAAATCGACTTTAATGACTTAGAAGAACCGACTGATATAAATGGCGTTCTTAAAAAATTACTATCAGATGTCAACCTAGCCTCCAAACGCTGGATATGGGAACAGTACGACTCTCAGGTCGGCAATGACACTATAGCCGCCTCAGGCTCAGATGCCGCTGTTGTACGTGTACACGGCACAAGCAAAGCATTGGCTATAACAACCGATTGCTCTCCAAGATATTGCTACGCAGACCCTTTTGAAGGCGGCAAACAAGCCGTTGCGGAAAGCTGGAGAAATATCACCGCAACAGGCGGAAAGCCTCTTGCCATTACTAACTGCCTGAATTTCGGCAATCCTGAAAAACCTGAAATAATGGGGCAGATTACAGGCTGTCTGGAGGGCATGGGCGAAGCGTGCAGAGAGCTTGATTATCCTATCATATCGGGCAATGTGTCTTTATATAATGAAACCAACGGCGTTGCTATCCACCCTACTCCCGCTATCGGCGGAGTGGGTATAATTGCCGATGCACAAAAAACTATGGGCAATTCATTTGTAAATGAGGGTGAACAAATAATTGTTATCGGCGAAACAAAAGGACACTTAGGTTCATCTGTTTATTTGCGTGAAATAGAAGGACGGGAGGAAGGTACGCCGCCTCCCGTCGACCTAAAAACCGAGAAGAAAAACGGCGATTTTGTCCGCAAGCTTATCGAAGACGGTAAAATAACCGCCTGCCACGATATATCAGATGGCGGCTTGTACGTTGCGGTTGCTGAAATGACATTTAAAAATGATATCGGTGCAAATTTAAAAATTGAAACCGACATAGCTGAGTTTGCTTATTTATTCGGTGAAGATCAGGCTCGTTATATAATAACCGCAAAGAACTCCGACGCAGTCGATATATTATATTTAGCTAATGATGAAAACGGTATATATGCTGAAGAAATAGGCACTACGGGTGGAAATAGCATTAAGATAAATAAAAGCTCAATTAAAATTTCCGAGATTAAAGGGATTTTTGAGAAGGTCTTGCCTGAATATATGGGCAAGTAA
- a CDS encoding excinuclease ABC subunit C has product MEKLFTVYIISNRKNGILYTGITSNLQKRVWEHKNKVIDGFSKKYNLNNLIYYEPHANAENAIKREKRLKKYKREQKIKLIEKENPNWEDLYEKLF; this is encoded by the coding sequence ATGGAAAAGTTATTTACGGTTTATATTATAAGCAACCGAAAAAATGGTATTTTATATACTGGAATAACATCAAACTTACAAAAAAGAGTGTGGGAACATAAAAATAAAGTTATTGATGGATTTTCTAAAAAATATAATTTGAATAATCTGATTTATTACGAACCTCATGCTAATGCAGAAAACGCTATAAAAAGAGAAAAGAGGCTAAAGAAATATAAACGAGAGCAAAAAATAAAATTGATTGAAAAAGAAAATCCAAACTGGGAAGACTTATATGAAAAACTATTTTAA
- a CDS encoding phosphoribosylformylglycinamidine synthase I: protein MKAAVITFPGSNCDRDMYETIESISGIEVKKIWHADTELPKGLDFIALPGGFSYGDYLRSGAMSAKSPIMNEVVKAAKKGTYILGVCNGFQILTEAGLLPGTLMRNKNLKFICKTVELAVENNDSEFTKTYHKGQHIQIPIAHHDGNFYADEDTLKEIEDSGRVAFRYAGENPNGSINNIAGVFSENKRILGMMPHPERAADEITGNTDGQALFEALVSSF from the coding sequence ATGAAAGCAGCAGTGATAACATTCCCCGGTTCAAATTGTGACCGTGATATGTATGAGACTATAGAAAGCATATCGGGAATAGAGGTAAAGAAAATATGGCACGCCGATACCGAACTTCCTAAGGGGCTTGATTTTATCGCCCTGCCGGGTGGATTTTCTTATGGTGACTATTTGCGTTCGGGGGCTATGTCGGCAAAGTCACCGATTATGAACGAAGTGGTTAAAGCGGCAAAAAAGGGTACGTATATATTAGGGGTTTGTAACGGCTTCCAGATATTGACTGAGGCAGGCTTGCTACCGGGTACGCTAATGCGAAACAAGAACCTGAAGTTTATTTGCAAAACAGTTGAGCTAGCGGTAGAAAATAACGATAGCGAGTTTACAAAAACTTATCATAAAGGGCAGCATATACAAATTCCTATCGCTCACCATGACGGTAATTTCTATGCCGATGAGGACACTTTAAAAGAAATTGAAGATAGCGGGCGGGTTGCCTTCCGTTACGCCGGAGAAAATCCAAACGGTTCAATTAATAACATAGCAGGTGTTTTTAGTGAGAATAAAAGGATTCTGGGCATGATGCCACACCCTGAACGTGCCGCAGACGAAATTACCGGAAACACTGACGGACAGGCGTTATTTGAGGCGTTGGTCAGTTCATTTTGA
- a CDS encoding phosphoribosylformylglycinamidine synthase: MKAQVYITLKNGVLDPQGKAIQGALGHLGFDGIKQVRQGKFIEVEINETDKAKAEAAVKNMCEKLLANTVIENYRFELV, encoded by the coding sequence ATGAAAGCACAGGTATATATAACTTTAAAGAACGGCGTTCTAGACCCGCAAGGCAAGGCGATTCAGGGTGCTTTAGGGCATTTGGGTTTTGACGGCATAAAACAGGTGCGTCAGGGTAAGTTCATTGAAGTTGAGATAAACGAAACCGACAAGGCAAAAGCTGAAGCTGCCGTAAAAAACATGTGCGAAAAGCTGCTTGCAAATACCGTCATTGAAAATTACAGATTTGAATTGGTTTGA
- a CDS encoding phosphoribosylaminoimidazolesuccinocarboxamide synthase: MAPRRTKKQIYEGKAKVLFEGPRPGTIIQYFKDDATAFNNKKKDVISGKGVLNNRISEFIMLKLKDVGIPTHFIKRLNMREQLVRQVEIIPLEVIVRNVAAGSLSTRLGIEEGTELSKPLLEFCYKDDKLNDPLVSDEHILTFGWADPIELDEIKSLALRINDVLFGIFAGVGIRLIDFKIEFGRIQDEDEGYVEILLADEISPDSCRLWDAKTNKKLDKDRFRRDMGDVAEAYQEVARRLGIFIDHNKSDEEENI, from the coding sequence ATGGCTCCTAGGCGTACAAAAAAACAAATTTATGAAGGCAAGGCAAAAGTCCTTTTTGAAGGACCCAGACCGGGAACCATAATTCAGTATTTTAAAGATGACGCTACGGCTTTTAATAATAAGAAGAAGGACGTTATTTCAGGCAAAGGTGTTCTGAATAACAGGATTTCGGAATTTATAATGTTAAAGCTAAAAGATGTGGGTATCCCTACACATTTTATCAAACGTCTGAACATGCGTGAGCAGTTGGTGCGTCAGGTTGAGATAATCCCTTTGGAAGTTATAGTAAGAAATGTTGCCGCAGGCAGTTTATCAACCCGACTTGGCATTGAAGAAGGGACGGAACTTAGCAAGCCGCTTTTAGAGTTCTGCTACAAAGATGACAAACTAAACGACCCTTTAGTGAGTGACGAACATATCTTAACATTCGGCTGGGCAGACCCTATAGAGCTTGATGAGATAAAAAGTCTGGCATTACGCATTAATGATGTGCTTTTCGGAATATTTGCCGGAGTCGGTATCCGCCTTATTGACTTCAAAATAGAGTTCGGTCGTATTCAGGACGAAGATGAAGGCTATGTAGAGATATTACTGGCTGACGAGATAAGCCCCGATTCATGCCGCCTATGGGACGCAAAGACCAATAAAAAACTTGACAAGGATCGTTTTCGCAGAGATATGGGTGATGTTGCGGAGGCATATCAGGAAGTGGCAAGAAGGCTTGGAATATTTATAGATCACAATAAATCCGATGAAGAGGAAAATATATAA
- a CDS encoding N-acetylmuramoyl-L-alanine amidase: MHYTGMKTAEAALKRMCDPEAQVSAHYMICKNGDVINLVDESKRAWHAGISCWRGIASLNDISIGIEMENPGHEFGYEPFTEEQMVSVKKLAKDIIDRHGIEARNVVGHSDIAPSRKDDPGELFDWQGLAEEGIGLWHDVKKVWRGGDILVEPGKEDVDVARVQKMLSDYGYHIRVDGYYGSKTEDVVKAFKRHFVPEQVNVYWDKLAEERMKKLLSMIGKV; the protein is encoded by the coding sequence ATGCATTATACCGGTATGAAAACTGCTGAGGCAGCCTTAAAAAGAATGTGCGATCCGGAAGCTCAGGTTAGCGCACATTATATGATATGTAAAAACGGAGATGTAATTAACCTTGTTGATGAATCAAAAAGAGCTTGGCATGCGGGAATAAGCTGTTGGCGTGGCATTGCTTCGTTAAATGATATATCAATCGGGATTGAAATGGAAAATCCGGGGCATGAATTCGGTTATGAGCCTTTTACAGAAGAACAAATGGTATCGGTGAAGAAGCTGGCAAAAGATATTATAGACAGGCATGGTATTGAGGCACGTAACGTAGTAGGTCATTCGGATATAGCACCCTCAAGAAAGGACGATCCGGGTGAATTATTTGATTGGCAGGGATTGGCAGAAGAGGGGATAGGTCTATGGCATGATGTCAAAAAGGTATGGCGTGGCGGTGATATTTTAGTCGAACCGGGTAAGGAAGATGTAGATGTTGCCAGAGTACAAAAAATGCTTTCCGATTATGGTTATCATATCAGGGTGGACGGATATTACGGCAGCAAAACCGAAGATGTAGTTAAGGCTTTCAAAAGGCATTTTGTCCCTGAGCAGGTAAATGTTTATTGGGATAAACTGGCAGAAGAGAGAATGAAAAAACTACTTAGTATGATAGGCAAGGTTTAG
- the lysA gene encoding diaminopimelate decarboxylase, translating into MDHFNYKNGELFAENVAIKEMAKKVGTPFYCYSTATLERHYNVFADALKDVNATICFAVKANSNLAVLKTLANLGAGGDCVSEGEIRRCLAAGIAADKIVFSGVGKTKGELAFALKNKVMQINVESEVELESLNEVASSLNVKAPVSFRVNPDIDAGTHDKISTGRKEDKFGIAYEQARGIYSKAAKMEHVHIRGVATHIGSQLVELKPFKAAFAKIRSLVEDLRADGHDISHLDLGGGLGIPYKDQLPPSPDEYAKMVIEATDGLGCELAFEPGRLIAGNAGILVSEVIYLKKTAHRNFLVIDAAMNDLIRPTLYDAYHEIIPVDEKQSVLQMDIVGPICETGDVFGKERKLPELVSGDLIAIRSCGAYGAVMSSEYNSRLLIPEVMVNDDKFAVIREREGYEDMLKKDKLPNWL; encoded by the coding sequence ATGGATCACTTTAACTATAAAAACGGTGAATTATTTGCCGAGAATGTTGCTATAAAAGAAATGGCAAAAAAGGTCGGCACGCCTTTTTACTGTTATTCAACGGCAACACTGGAGCGTCATTATAATGTGTTTGCCGATGCGTTGAAAGATGTTAATGCAACGATATGTTTTGCCGTTAAAGCAAACTCAAATTTAGCGGTGCTTAAAACCCTTGCTAATTTAGGTGCGGGGGGTGATTGCGTCTCAGAGGGCGAGATAAGAAGATGTCTGGCCGCCGGAATAGCTGCTGACAAGATAGTTTTCTCAGGTGTCGGTAAAACAAAGGGTGAGCTTGCATTTGCACTCAAAAACAAAGTTATGCAGATAAATGTTGAGTCCGAAGTCGAGCTTGAGTCTTTAAACGAGGTTGCAAGTTCTTTAAACGTAAAGGCTCCCGTGTCGTTCAGGGTAAACCCTGATATTGATGCCGGAACTCATGATAAGATATCTACAGGACGTAAAGAAGATAAGTTCGGTATTGCATATGAACAGGCGAGGGGAATTTATAGCAAAGCCGCCAAAATGGAGCATGTCCATATAAGGGGAGTTGCAACGCATATAGGCTCGCAGCTTGTAGAGTTAAAACCCTTTAAGGCGGCATTTGCCAAGATACGCTCACTGGTAGAAGATTTAAGGGCTGACGGACACGATATCTCACATCTTGATTTGGGTGGCGGACTTGGCATACCTTATAAAGACCAGTTGCCGCCATCGCCTGATGAATACGCTAAAATGGTAATAGAGGCGACAGATGGGCTAGGCTGTGAACTGGCGTTTGAACCGGGGCGTTTAATTGCAGGCAATGCCGGAATATTGGTATCTGAAGTTATTTATCTGAAAAAAACCGCTCATAGGAATTTTCTGGTAATAGATGCCGCTATGAACGACCTGATACGACCTACTTTGTATGATGCATATCATGAGATTATCCCTGTTGACGAAAAACAAAGCGTACTGCAAATGGACATTGTCGGACCTATATGTGAAACCGGCGATGTGTTCGGCAAAGAACGTAAACTGCCTGAACTGGTTTCCGGAGATTTGATAGCCATACGCTCGTGCGGAGCATATGGGGCTGTTATGTCAAGCGAGTATAACTCACGTTTGCTTATCCCCGAAGTGATGGTAAATGATGATAAATTCGCAGTTATAAGGGAGCGGGAGGGCTATGAGGATATGCTCAAAAAGGATAAACTCCCTAACTGGCTGTAA
- a CDS encoding phospholipase produces the protein MTNLTGPQRPPESGEKAKQLVIFLHGLGADGNDLISLADFFSDALPDAHFVSPDAPYPCDMYPMGRQWFSLLERSEEAILKGVKTAEPILNAFIDAKKKELDLEDKDIFLIGFSQGTMLSLHTAFRRPKPLGGILGYSGALVAPHLLKDELVSKPHVCLIHGEADEIVPFDAFGNAMSVLQKQGIMVHGYSQEGLGHGIDPAGIQLGIKFLKNEL, from the coding sequence ATGACAAATTTAACCGGTCCACAAAGACCACCCGAATCAGGAGAAAAAGCAAAACAATTAGTGATATTTTTACATGGATTGGGTGCGGACGGTAACGACCTTATCTCACTTGCGGATTTTTTCAGTGACGCACTGCCTGATGCTCATTTTGTATCCCCTGACGCACCTTACCCGTGTGATATGTATCCGATGGGAAGGCAGTGGTTTAGCTTACTCGAACGCAGTGAAGAAGCAATATTAAAGGGTGTCAAGACTGCCGAACCCATTTTAAACGCTTTTATAGATGCAAAAAAGAAAGAATTAGATCTAGAAGATAAGGATATATTTTTGATAGGCTTTTCACAAGGTACGATGCTGTCATTACACACGGCTTTTAGGCGACCGAAGCCGCTTGGTGGTATTTTAGGCTATTCCGGTGCATTAGTTGCCCCTCATCTGCTTAAAGACGAATTAGTATCTAAACCTCACGTATGCCTGATACATGGCGAGGCTGACGAAATAGTGCCTTTTGACGCTTTTGGTAATGCTATGTCGGTGCTACAAAAACAAGGCATTATGGTTCACGGCTACTCTCAGGAAGGCTTGGGACATGGAATTGATCCGGCAGGCATTCAATTAGGTATCAAATTCCTGAAAAACGAGCTTTAA
- a CDS encoding adenylate/guanylate cyclase domain-containing protein: MNNTLRILISLLILSLAIYIKISDFKIVKQMQLKVFDTFQQKYPRQYTDQPVKIVDIDDESLEKLGQWPWPRSIMADLVDRLNKAGVAAIAMDIVFSEEDRTSPKHILSLWKKEDKLSYLLDELPDHDTLFADSISGANVVTGFVLNNDISSKFAQSKAGYSYAGNDPSPFLSRFRGYITSLKILEDAANGNGALNSIVDDDGIIRRIPLVLITASTFVPSLSAEALRIAQGASTYIIKTAGASGETSFGTNSGITSVKIGHLEIPTDRTAKLWVYYTRYTQERYIPAWKVLDPNYDLSHLEGNIIFIGTSSEGLRDIRTTPLNPAANGVEVHVQALEQMLTGDFLNRPDWVHGAEIAMMIAVGLTLIIMMSKLSALWGALFTLLSLGGSLAFSWHSFLEYKTLIDPVTPGIAIALIYLSESLIRYISSETEKKQVRNAFSHYMSPALVEQLAKNPDSLKLGGETKELTILFCDIRGFTTISEQFDAHSLTHFINRFLTPMTTIILDNKGTIDKYMGDCIMAFWNAPLDDENHARNACLSSLKMLDALVELNSRQEEEAKQAGRKFIPINIGIGLNTGSCCVGNMGSEQRFDYSVLGDDVNLASRLEGQSKTYGVNIVIGENTKKKIEDMATLELDLIQVKGKTEPVRIFTLLGDKELKISDNFKLLSDDFNKMLHEYRLQNRKKSKALLRSCKTHAAKIAAINIDGLFELYEERIKEFEKNPPPKNWDGVFIATSK; this comes from the coding sequence ATGAATAACACCTTAAGAATACTAATATCACTATTAATATTGTCTTTAGCGATTTATATAAAAATATCGGATTTTAAGATTGTCAAACAAATGCAGTTAAAGGTTTTTGATACCTTCCAGCAAAAATATCCCAGACAATACACCGACCAACCGGTTAAAATAGTTGATATAGACGATGAAAGCCTTGAAAAGCTCGGGCAATGGCCATGGCCAAGAAGCATTATGGCGGATCTGGTAGACAGGCTTAATAAGGCGGGTGTAGCTGCAATCGCAATGGATATCGTGTTTTCCGAAGAAGACAGAACATCTCCCAAGCACATATTATCACTTTGGAAGAAGGAAGATAAGCTTTCTTATCTGCTTGACGAGCTACCCGACCACGATACGCTATTTGCCGATTCAATATCAGGTGCTAATGTAGTTACGGGTTTTGTATTAAATAATGATATCAGCAGTAAATTCGCACAGTCAAAAGCAGGTTATTCATATGCGGGTAACGACCCAAGCCCGTTCCTTTCAAGATTCAGGGGATATATAACAAGCCTTAAAATATTAGAAGATGCCGCAAACGGCAACGGTGCTTTAAACAGCATTGTAGATGATGACGGAATAATACGCAGAATTCCTCTGGTACTGATAACGGCAAGCACTTTTGTCCCATCACTTTCAGCGGAAGCCCTGAGGATAGCACAAGGAGCCTCTACATATATAATTAAAACGGCAGGTGCAAGCGGTGAAACTTCATTCGGCACTAACAGCGGTATAACATCGGTTAAAATAGGACATTTAGAGATACCTACAGACCGCACCGCAAAATTATGGGTATATTACACCCGATACACCCAAGAACGCTATATTCCGGCATGGAAGGTGCTTGACCCTAATTACGATTTATCGCACTTGGAAGGCAATATTATTTTCATCGGTACTAGTTCCGAAGGACTGAGGGATATAAGAACTACACCGCTAAACCCTGCCGCAAACGGGGTTGAAGTACATGTACAGGCGTTAGAACAAATGCTTACGGGAGATTTTCTAAACAGACCTGATTGGGTACATGGTGCTGAAATAGCAATGATGATTGCAGTCGGGTTAACCCTGATTATTATGATGTCAAAGCTCTCGGCTCTTTGGGGGGCATTGTTCACATTATTATCATTAGGCGGCTCTCTTGCATTTTCATGGCATTCATTTTTAGAATATAAAACCTTGATTGACCCTGTAACGCCAGGTATAGCTATCGCTTTAATTTATTTATCGGAATCCTTGATAAGATATATAAGCTCGGAAACCGAAAAAAAACAGGTCAGAAATGCATTCAGTCACTACATGTCCCCTGCCCTAGTTGAACAGCTTGCAAAAAACCCCGATAGCTTAAAGCTTGGCGGTGAAACCAAAGAGCTTACTATATTATTTTGCGATATACGTGGCTTTACAACAATATCCGAGCAGTTTGACGCACATTCACTTACGCATTTCATAAACCGTTTCCTTACACCGATGACAACTATCATTCTGGATAACAAAGGAACGATAGATAAATATATGGGTGACTGTATCATGGCATTTTGGAATGCACCGCTAGATGATGAAAACCACGCACGAAACGCCTGCTTATCCTCCCTTAAAATGCTTGATGCACTGGTAGAATTGAACAGCCGGCAAGAAGAAGAGGCTAAACAAGCAGGTCGTAAATTTATTCCTATAAATATAGGCATAGGTTTAAATACCGGAAGTTGTTGCGTCGGCAATATGGGTTCCGAACAACGTTTTGACTATTCTGTTTTAGGTGATGACGTTAACCTTGCATCAAGACTTGAAGGACAAAGCAAAACCTATGGGGTAAACATAGTAATAGGTGAAAACACCAAGAAAAAAATAGAAGATATGGCAACATTGGAATTAGATCTTATTCAAGTAAAGGGTAAAACAGAGCCTGTACGCATCTTTACTTTACTTGGAGACAAAGAACTAAAAATATCAGATAATTTCAAATTATTATCTGATGATTTTAATAAAATGCTTCACGAATACCGCTTACAAAACCGGAAAAAATCCAAAGCATTATTAAGGTCATGTAAAACACATGCTGCAAAAATAGCCGCTATTAACATTGACGGTCTGTTCGAACTATACGAAGAAAGAATAAAAGAGTTTGAAAAAAATCCGCCTCCAAAAAACTGGGACGGCGTTTTTATTGCAACTAGTAAATAA
- a CDS encoding transcriptional regulator MraZ: protein MFLSTYVNKVDKKGRVSVPANFRAALSKQEYKGIVVYPSFINNCVEACGMDRIERLSESIDELDPYSDERDAFAATILGGSMQLPFDKEGRVMLPEGFLKDTGIDDKAVFVGKGATFEIWEPEAFEEYAGKARDLAKRQRANLRLNKKGGADEQ from the coding sequence TTGTTCTTGTCTACCTACGTAAACAAGGTTGATAAGAAGGGGCGTGTTTCCGTTCCTGCTAATTTTCGTGCCGCACTATCAAAACAGGAATATAAGGGTATCGTTGTTTACCCATCGTTTATAAATAATTGCGTTGAAGCTTGCGGTATGGATCGTATTGAAAGATTGAGTGAGAGTATTGACGAGTTAGATCCTTATTCTGATGAGCGTGACGCATTCGCAGCTACTATTTTGGGCGGCAGTATGCAGCTTCCTTTTGATAAGGAGGGGCGTGTTATGTTGCCTGAGGGATTTTTAAAGGATACGGGCATTGATGATAAGGCGGTATTTGTAGGAAAAGGTGCTACTTTTGAGATATGGGAACCTGAGGCATTTGAAGAATATGCAGGTAAAGCCCGTGATCTTGCTAAAAGACAGCGTGCTAATTTACGTCTGAATAAAAAAGGGGGGGCAGATGAACAATAG